The Candidatus Cloacimonadota bacterium region CGCGTTTGTAATTCTGGATTCCATAGATGTTGAAACTGGCGTTTGTGTAGGCGTTGTAATCGTTTCCACGCACGAATCTGGCGTTGTTTTTATCGCGGTCGAACCAGGCTTCGTTGTAGCGGAGACCGTGTTGGAAGCCCAGCCAGCCGAAGGCGTTCCAGTTGTAGGAAAGCCCGAGCTGGTGTTTTAGGCCCAAATTGTGTTGCGCCACCAAGCTACTGTCGCTGGGGTCAACGCGGTTACTCCAGATGTAATCCATTAGCTGGCTGTCGGTTGTGTTCAGACTACCGCTGTGGTCCATCCGCAGATTATAGCTGTAGTTCAGGTCGCTCCACCAAGCGCTGGGGCGGCGTTCCGGCTTGTAAAAAAGCTCATAAACCGGACGGGTGGGCAGAGCGAAGGAAGCTGATGGCAGCGAGATGGTGGCTCGGTCGTTGATGAGGTCCTGGGTGTAGGAAGCGCCCAGGTTCAGGTTCGAGCCCAAAAGCGGTTGTCGATATGAAAGGGTGGAGGTCACAGACTGCGCCAGGCTTTCATCGATGTCGGAACTGCTTTCCCAGACGCGTTTATTGCTCACAAAATCCACATTGGCGTCGAAGCTGGCTCTGTTTGTGAAATCCTGATGGTGGTTCAGGCGCAGAGACCAGTCGTTGAAATAGCCCAAACCAGCGTTCCGGCGTTGAAAACTGGCTTCCATGTTTCCGCTGTGGGCGTAGCGGCGCAAATAGTCCAGTTTCAGGCTCGCCTTCCAACCGGTTCGTTCGTAGATATCCAGGCTTAAAATCAAGTCCGCGTAGTCTTTATAAGGATAATACCAGGCGATGTCCTTGAAAAACTTTCCGTCGATATTGTTGAAGCCGGGCTGGGGAATCAAAAACCCCGGTTTGCGCCCGCTCTGGAGGGGAATCACGATGAAGGGAAAATAGAAGATGGGAAGGTGGTTCACGTAGGCTATCACAGGTTTTCCCACGATTTTATCGCCACGATAAATACGCAGTTTTTTGGCAGTGAACCAAAAATCCGGGTCCTCGTTTTCGCAGGTGGTGAAACTGCCGCCGTCCACATCGTAGGCTTCATCACTGATTTTGCGGATGATTTCACCCGTATAATAGCTTTTATCCATGCGGCTGATTCCGCCGGACAGAGTTCCGGTTTGACTGTCGATGTCGTAGCTAACGTCTTCACCCAGAATAATTTGGTCGCCATCCTGAAGTACGGTGTTGCCCTGGCTGTAGGCGCGTTTGTTTTTTAAATCCACCAGGAGTGAATCGCTGCTGATTTCAAAATTGTGATAGCGGATTTTGGTTTTGCCAAAAAGACGGATGTGTTCGAGGGCGTTGTTGTAGTGCAGGCTGTCAGCGGAATAGAAGAGCGAATCTTCCTTACCGGGATGGATTTCCTGGATTTCGGGTTCCTTGAAAAACTCGTCAAGAGCTTGGCCGCTCAAAAACACAGGAGCAAGAATCAGGGTCAAAACCAAAAGGGGGAACAGTTTATTCATCGGCAGAGCCAGGGTTTTAAGGCAGGTCATTGAAGATATCCAGCTCTTGGCAACTGTCGTTGGCGCAGGGGTTTTCCAAGTCGTAGCCGCAGCTTAGCAGAAAAACATCGTTCACATTGGTGCTCAGAAGCGGAGAGGGAAGCAGATGGTTTATGGCTTTGAGGGCGCTGTGGCTGTCAA contains the following coding sequences:
- a CDS encoding LPS-assembly protein LptD → MTCLKTLALPMNKLFPLLVLTLILAPVFLSGQALDEFFKEPEIQEIHPGKEDSLFYSADSLHYNNALEHIRLFGKTKIRYHNFEISSDSLLVDLKNKRAYSQGNTVLQDGDQIILGEDVSYDIDSQTGTLSGGISRMDKSYYTGEIIRKISDEAYDVDGGSFTTCENEDPDFWFTAKKLRIYRGDKIVGKPVIAYVNHLPIFYFPFIVIPLQSGRKPGFLIPQPGFNNIDGKFFKDIAWYYPYKDYADLILSLDIYERTGWKASLKLDYLRRYAHSGNMEASFQRRNAGLGYFNDWSLRLNHHQDFTNRASFDANVDFVSNKRVWESSSDIDESLAQSVTSTLSYRQPLLGSNLNLGASYTQDLINDRATISLPSASFALPTRPVYELFYKPERRPSAWWSDLNYSYNLRMDHSGSLNTTDSQLMDYIWSNRVDPSDSSLVAQHNLGLKHQLGLSYNWNAFGWLGFQHGLRYNEAWFDRDKNNARFVRGNDYNAYTNASFNIYGIQNYKRGWLKSLRHVLTPSAEISFNPDFSANERFYSFGGVSLNRTGKSANLNLSLDQKWQIKYGKENRKLNDVFSFNSRSSANLLNPQQKPFETISHTAAFRPGSFNLGNLSLPGTKFRLNGLSISYSSQYSLSHSPYELDWDDWRISSQYFSQSLNLSGSAPYQTYFTKDKNRIFDPWQSRDSLSFDSDTFSSNPNTWRLAVSHDLSATSRLFEPNAHNLRLDTSFKITQNWSLSYGTYFNLKTGEMLSQTVKVSRDLHCWKLDLSYTRRNDYWEYKVALFNLALPDALRFQTSDSKKF